A genome region from Anolis carolinensis isolate JA03-04 chromosome 6, rAnoCar3.1.pri, whole genome shotgun sequence includes the following:
- the ncapg2 gene encoding condensin-2 complex subunit G2 — MAKREAFLQAVLNGATDDFLHFIQLHKDATDPFDLNERLQEMSRKQKEALWEKLKQMLAQVLVEDPVEAWQKSTEDDEDDMETQTASKKEHSIAVIQGVTTVVTTSIPIVDENINYTSLLECALILNGIIYTLPDTETSLLRALQGLCEQWWTKGLNGKEQFGKTTFILFLKNSLEKKTVAGADVIRLWHFHRALLCFDYDSEESNEVKDLLLRCFMSVLHIKKEEGRRFLSFVFTWNVNFIKLIHGTVKNQLQCSPRSLVTHIAEIYFRAWKKASGEILEVIEHSCIQDFMHHGIHLPRNSPLHPKVREFLSYFHKQNKCRQGVEEVLYRLYQPILWRSLKARNSEVRSNAALLFIDAFPILDPGFNREDTDNEIQRQFDELFSLLEDPQPLVRSTGVLGVCKIAFKYWEMIPATVLADLLKALIEKLAFDATSADVRCSVFKCLPIILDNVLSHPLLEQLLPALKYNLHDNSEKVRVAFVDMLLKIKSVKAAKFWKICSIDSLLVRLEMDSRPVSRRLVSLLFSSFFPTDQPEEVWCERCVTLIQMNPAAARKFYLYAYENTSPSNIAKLMLTIQRCLNACIQQGLKTSDSGDEDSEKENMSISDNVLSIDDVPSMAGLLEVVVILWRSIRKALDRNEEGKNHIIQKFASVLPDYLKIFKDERCISPIIIMASFMTPADIPTFSCGVISKLKNLENGATENKYSPLLDCLCRWGKVSHVIELICDWMVAEPSRRESNGEGSERRVRIQETHESKPELALDYTEYLLTHYMNWNCLLSLPKEKLNQLLEVLEAAKDVLDSHIRESDARSPGFCKPTALRAFGLYCRLSIHLQYKFASDGQDYLSALEETGAWIGNSILPPLLTDEEEGHSAHISETSRLVVQTYLTVCKDMIAVGLGDSEFQERILTMGGMILHGDRGCVFIPVLLGILGEMVEASLTAKNDNECLVEVLNNIQKMFQKILECMALKLRRHREEGIQLIHSAQEPLGKFLHMVQNCSWSCPTVHHGVLSSLLAAAVVETGYTLQHKASNPEELTPPKSLSDLPPLSSTLMIIMNKSVNMVKSFLNQLMESIESEEIEGIISLTATVYIVALIKGKKKPSYVKDVASALQRKLVLYSEITKEDVGNVQRTLYEIALHTLNENFSP, encoded by the exons atggCAAAACGCGAGGCTTTTCTACAAGCTGTACTTAATGGTGCCACTGATGACTTCTTGCATTTCATCCAGCTTcat AAGGATGCCACTGATCCGTTTGACCTGAACGAGCGGCTTCAAGAAATGTCAAGGAAACAGAAAGAAGCATTATGGGAGAAGTTAAAGCAAATGTTAGCCCAAGTTCTGGTAGAAGATCCGGTAGAAGCATGGCAGAAAAGTACTGAAGATGATGAGGATGACATGGAAACTCAAACAGCTTCTAAAAAG GAACACTCCATAGCTGTGATTCAAGGTGTGACAACTGTAGTCACCACTTCCATACCTATAGTAGATGAAAATATAAACTACACATCCCTTTTAGAATGTGCTTTGATATTAAACG GCATTATTTATACTTTACCCGACACTGAAACATCCTTGTTGAGAGCCCTCCAAGGCCTGTGTGAACAGTGGTGGACAAAGGGGCTGAACGGGAAGGAACAATTTGGGAAAACCACTTTCATCCTGTTCCTGAAAAACAGCCTTGAGAAGAAAACAGTTGCG GGGGCAGATGTAATCCGTCTATGGCACTTTCATCGGGCTTTACTGTGTTTCGATTACGATTCAGAGGAGAGTAACGAAGTGAAGGATTTGTTGCTTCGATGCTTTATGAGTGTTTTGCATATTAAAAAAGAAGAG GGAAGAAGATTCCTGAGCTTTGTTTTTACGTGGAATGTAAACTTCATTAAACTGATACACGGGACTGTGAAAAACCAATTGCAGTGTTCTCCTAG GTCCTTGGTGACGCATATTGCTGAAATTTATTTCCGAGCATGGAAGAAAGCTTCAGGGGAGATATTGGAG GTGATTGAACACAGCTGCATTCAGGATTTCATGCATCATGGAATTCATCTTCCCAGGAATTCTCCATTGCATCCCAAAGTGCGAGAG TTCCTGAGCTATTtccacaaacaaaacaaatgccGCCAAGGAGTTGAAGAAGTCCTTTACCGACTTTACCAGCCTATTCTTTGGAGATCGCTAAAG GCTAGGAATTCAGAAGTTCGATCAAATGCGGCACTGCTATTTATTGATGCTTTTCCTATTTTGGATCCTGGTTTTAACAGAGAAGATACTGATAATGAAATCCAAAGGCAATTTGATGAACTTTTT AGTCTCTTGGAGGATCCTCAGCCTCTGGTTCGCTCAACAGGGGTACTTGGCGTTTGTAAAATAGCATTcaagtattgggaaatgattcCTGCAACTGTGCTGGCTGATCTTTTAAAAGCTCTAATTGAAAAACTTGCTTTTGATGCAACGTCAGCAGATGTTCGGTGCTCTGTCTTTAAA TGCTTGCCTATAATTTTGGACAACGTACTAAGCCACCCTTTATTGGAACAGCTCCTGCCAGCTCTGAAATACAATCTCCATGACAATTCGGAGAAAGTTAGAGTGGCTTTTGTTGATATGTTGCTGAAAATTAAGTCTGTCAAGGCTGCTAAG TTTTGGAAAATCTGTTCGATAGACAGTCTCTTAGTCCGCCTTGAGATGGACTCACGCCCCGTGTCGCGACGCCTAGTAAGTCTCCTGTTCAGCTCCTTTTTCCCCACCGATCAGCCAGAAGAAGTCTGGTGCGAGCGCTGTGTTACGTTGATCCAGATGAATCCGGCCGCAGCCAGAAAGTTTTATCTGTACGCATACGAGAACACGAGCCCatccaacatag CTAAATTGATGCTAACCATTCAGAGGTGTTTGAACGCCTGTATCCAGCAGGGATTAAAGACATCTGACAGCGGTGATGAAGACAGCGAAAAAGAAAACATGAGT ATTTCGGATAATGTGCTATCAATCGATGATGTGCCTTCTATGGCCGGCTTGCTCGAAGTTGTCGTGATTCTCTGGAGAAGTATTCGTAAAGCGCTTGATCGtaatgaagaaggaaaaaacCATATTATTCAAAAATTTGCATCAGTACTCCCTGATTATTTAAAGATATTTAAG GATGAACGTTGTATATCGCCTATAATTATTATGGCATCTTTCATGACGCCTGCAGATATTCCTACATTCag TTGTGGCGTGATCTCTAAACTGAAGAATCTGGAAAATGGTGCAACTGAAAATAAATACTCTCCTCTGCTTGACTGTCTCTGCCGTTGGGGAAAAGTGAGCCATGTTATTGAATTAATCTGTGATTGGATGGTTGCTGAGCCAAGCAGGAGAGAG AGTAATGGCGAGGGATCTGAACGGCGAGTACGTATCCAAGAAACACATGAGTCAAAACCAGAACTGGCACTTGATTATACAGAGTATTTACTCACTCATTATATGAATTGGAATTGTCTGTTGTCATTGCCCAAAGAGAAGCTGAACCAACTTTTGGAAGTTCTTGAAGCTGCAAAA GATGTCCTTGATTCTCATATTAGAGAAAGTGATGCAAGGTCTCCCGGTTTCTGCAAGCCAACTGCATTGAGAGCCTTTGGTCTATACTGTAGGTTGAGCATCCATCTTCAATACAAG TTTGCCTCGGATGGTCAGGATTACCTGTCAGCTTTGGAGGAAACAGGGGCGTGGATAGGAAATAGCATTCTACCTCCCCTTTTAACAGACGAGGAAGAAGGGCATTCAGCACACATCAGTGAAACCTCCCGGCTGGTGGTCCAG ACTTATCTGACAGTGTGCAAGGATATGATTGCTGTTGGTCTTGGTGATTCAGAATTTCAAGAACGCATTCTGACCATGGGGGGCATGATTCTGCATGGAG ACCGGGGCTGTGTTTTCATCCCAGTATTACTTGGCATCCTGGGAGAGATGGTGGAGGCTTCCTTGACCGCTAAGAATGACAATGAATGTTTGGTGGAAGTTCTGAACAATATTCAGAAAATGTTCCAGAAGATTTTAGAATGTATGGCACTCAAGCTCAGGAGGCATCGGGAAGAAGGGATTCAG TTAATTCACTCTGCTCAAGAGCCTCTTGGGAAATTCCTACATATGGTCCAGAATTGTAGTTGGAGTTGTCCAACAGTTCATCATGGGGTCCTTTCTTCCTTGTTAGCTGCAGCAGTAGTTGAAACAGGTTACACCCTGCAGCACAAG GCGTCAAATCCAGAAGAACTGACTCCACCAAAGTCTCTTTCAGACCTTCCCCCACTTTCAAGCACTTTAATGATAATCATGAATAAGTCAGTAAACATGGTCAA ATCTTTTTTGAATCAGTTGATGGAATCTATTGAATCTGAAGAAATTGAAGGGATTATTAGCCTTACAGCAACTGTTTATATTGTTGCCTTAATTAAAG GTAAGAAAAAGCCTTCATATGTAAAAGATGTCGCATCTGCCCTTCAAAGAAAGCTCGTGTTATACAGTGAGATTACAAAGGAAGACGTTGGCAATGTGCAAAG GACCCTGTATGAAATTGCTCTGCACACTTTAAATGAAAATTTCAGTCCTTGA